A region of Vigna radiata var. radiata cultivar VC1973A chromosome 6, Vradiata_ver6, whole genome shotgun sequence DNA encodes the following proteins:
- the LOC106763417 gene encoding WAT1-related protein At5g64700-like isoform X2 → MHGICHHKLSIIYHICTSSFFHAKRQRQRVLLCLISFSLHTMEGKNMKTVKEWLSSSQVVLSMFVVQVVMTGMQLLSRVILVQGTFIGALIVYRHLVAALCVAPFALYLERGKPKKFNCEVWCWLFVNALTGMTMAQGLFYYGLRDTSAAYSMSLLNLVPIITFFTSIILRMEKLKWETWVGKAKSVGSILCVGGASLSSVYKGKEFFLGHHIHPTHQTAPHKTHILHGTIFLVCSCFSYTAWFIAQYWGTMLACILAAIQAAAVGVCLDSSKAAWRLEWNLQLITIVYSGALATAATFCIISWAIRMKGPTYPPMFNPLSLIFVAFSEALILGQPLGVGTLGGMVLIIMGLYFFLWGKSNETHNAEGTTTATQSTSTVVPSASPTHSVLLQIQKTQNTSSC, encoded by the exons ATGCATGGCATCTGTCACCATAAACTGTCTATCATTTATCATATCTGCACAAGCAGTTTCTTTCATGCAAAGAGACAAAGACAGAGAGTTTTgctttgtttaatttctttctccttACACACAATGGAGGGAAAGAACATGAAAACTGTGAAGGAATGGTTGAGTTCATCCCAGGTTGTATTGAGCATGTTTGTGGTGCAAGTTGTTATGACTGGGATGCAGTTGCTGTCAAGGGTCATATTGGTTCAAGGAACTTTCATTGGTGCACTTATTGTTTATCGTCACCTTGTTGCTGCTCTTTGTGTTGCTCCATTTGCACTCTACCTTGAAAG AGGAAAACCAAAGAAATTCAACTGTGAGGTCTGGTGTTGGCTCTTCGTCAATGCACTAACAGG GATGACAATGGCTCAAGGATTGTTTTATTATGGTCTGCGAGATACTTCTGCTGCCTACTCTATGAGTCTTCTGAACTTGGTTCCTATAATCACATTCTTTACCTCTATCATACTCAG AATGGAGAAACTGAAGTGGGAAACATGGGTTGGTAAAGCTAAGTCTGTTGGGTCAATTCTATGTGTTGGAGGAGCATCACTTAGCAGTGTTTACAAAGGGAAGGAATTTTTTCTTGGACACCATATTCATCCTACTCATCAAACTGCACCACACAAAACCCACATCCTACATGGTACTATCTTTTTGGTTTGCAGCTGCTTCTCCTACACAGCCTGGTTTATTGCACAA TACTGGGGAACAATGCTAGCATGCATTCTGGCGGCAATTCAAGCAGCAGCAGTAGGTGTTTGCTTAGATTCCAGTAAAGCTGCTTGGAGATTAGAGTGGAATCTACAACTCATCACTATAGTCTACTCG GGAGCATTGGCTACTGCTGCTACATTCTGCATAATATCTTGGGCAATAAGAATGAAAGGACCTACTTATCCTCCAATGTTCAATCCTCTGTCTCTTATTTTTGTGGCCTTTTCAGAAGCTCTCATTCTTGGACAACCTTTGGGAGTTGGAAC GTTGGGTGGCATGGTTTTGATCATAATGGGATTATACTTCTTTTTGTGGGGCAAAAGCAATGAGACACATAATGCAGAAGGAACAACCACTGCAACCCAATCAACATCCACAGTAGTACCAAGTGCTTCTCCCACCCATTCTGTGCTTCTTCAAATTCAAAAGACTCAGAATACTTCATCATGTTAA
- the LOC106763417 gene encoding WAT1-related protein At5g64700-like isoform X1 — MHGICHHKLSIIYHICTSSFFHAKRQRQRVLLCLISFSLHTMEGKNMKTVKEWLSSSQVVLSMFVVQVVMTGMQLLSRVILVQGTFIGALIVYRHLVAALCVAPFALYLERGKPKKFNCEVWCWLFVNALTGMTMAQGLFYYGLRDTSAAYSMSLLNLVPIITFFTSIILRMEKLKWETWVGKAKSVGSILCVGGASLSSVYKGKEFFLGHHIHPTHQTAPHKTHILHGTIFLVCSCFSYTAWFIAQVKLLKVFPFKYWGTMLACILAAIQAAAVGVCLDSSKAAWRLEWNLQLITIVYSGALATAATFCIISWAIRMKGPTYPPMFNPLSLIFVAFSEALILGQPLGVGTLGGMVLIIMGLYFFLWGKSNETHNAEGTTTATQSTSTVVPSASPTHSVLLQIQKTQNTSSC, encoded by the exons ATGCATGGCATCTGTCACCATAAACTGTCTATCATTTATCATATCTGCACAAGCAGTTTCTTTCATGCAAAGAGACAAAGACAGAGAGTTTTgctttgtttaatttctttctccttACACACAATGGAGGGAAAGAACATGAAAACTGTGAAGGAATGGTTGAGTTCATCCCAGGTTGTATTGAGCATGTTTGTGGTGCAAGTTGTTATGACTGGGATGCAGTTGCTGTCAAGGGTCATATTGGTTCAAGGAACTTTCATTGGTGCACTTATTGTTTATCGTCACCTTGTTGCTGCTCTTTGTGTTGCTCCATTTGCACTCTACCTTGAAAG AGGAAAACCAAAGAAATTCAACTGTGAGGTCTGGTGTTGGCTCTTCGTCAATGCACTAACAGG GATGACAATGGCTCAAGGATTGTTTTATTATGGTCTGCGAGATACTTCTGCTGCCTACTCTATGAGTCTTCTGAACTTGGTTCCTATAATCACATTCTTTACCTCTATCATACTCAG AATGGAGAAACTGAAGTGGGAAACATGGGTTGGTAAAGCTAAGTCTGTTGGGTCAATTCTATGTGTTGGAGGAGCATCACTTAGCAGTGTTTACAAAGGGAAGGAATTTTTTCTTGGACACCATATTCATCCTACTCATCAAACTGCACCACACAAAACCCACATCCTACATGGTACTATCTTTTTGGTTTGCAGCTGCTTCTCCTACACAGCCTGGTTTATTGCACAA gTCAAGTTGCTTAAAGTATTTCCATTCAAGTACTGGGGAACAATGCTAGCATGCATTCTGGCGGCAATTCAAGCAGCAGCAGTAGGTGTTTGCTTAGATTCCAGTAAAGCTGCTTGGAGATTAGAGTGGAATCTACAACTCATCACTATAGTCTACTCG GGAGCATTGGCTACTGCTGCTACATTCTGCATAATATCTTGGGCAATAAGAATGAAAGGACCTACTTATCCTCCAATGTTCAATCCTCTGTCTCTTATTTTTGTGGCCTTTTCAGAAGCTCTCATTCTTGGACAACCTTTGGGAGTTGGAAC GTTGGGTGGCATGGTTTTGATCATAATGGGATTATACTTCTTTTTGTGGGGCAAAAGCAATGAGACACATAATGCAGAAGGAACAACCACTGCAACCCAATCAACATCCACAGTAGTACCAAGTGCTTCTCCCACCCATTCTGTGCTTCTTCAAATTCAAAAGACTCAGAATACTTCATCATGTTAA
- the LOC106762922 gene encoding ent-kaurene oxidase, chloroplastic yields the protein MASLSLLHLLQTHSSAALLVVAASSLLFLFLLLRLIPGFTRRHAELPKVPAVPGLPIVGNLLQLKEKKPYKTFARMAQKHGPIYSIRTGSSSIIVLNSTNLAKEAMVTRFSSISTRKLSKALTILTSDKRMVATSDYNEFHKTVKKHILGNVLGAAAQKRHRLNRENLVENILSQFSEHVKTFSDLAVNFRNIFASELFILALKQALGSNIESVYVEELRVTLSREDLYKVLVLDMMEGAIEVDWRDFFPYLRWIPNRSVEKKIQNLSFRREVVMKALMNEQKKRMDSGKVLNCFFDYLVSEAKELSEHEISMLLWETIIETSDTTLVTTEWAMYELAKDKTRQARLYAELQNVCGEEKVTEEQLSKLPYLGAVFHETLRKYSPAPIVPIRYAHEDTELGGYHIPAGSQIAINIYGCNMDSNKWENPHEWMPERFVDEKYDPLDLYKTMAFGAGKRVCAGSLQAMLISCTAIGRFVQQFEWELGQGEEENVDTLGLTTHRLHPLLVKLRPRNQYIK from the exons ATGGCCTCTCTCTCCCTTTTGCACCTTCTTCAGACACACTCCTCTGCAGCTTTACTTGTTGTGGCTGCTTCatctcttctatttctcttccTGCTGCTCCGCCTCATACCAGGATTCACTCGCAGACATGCAGAACTTCCCAAAGTACCAG CTGTTCCTGGACTGCCCATCGTAGGGAATCTACTGCAGTTGAAGGAGAAGAAGCCTTACAAGACCTTCGCACGGATGGCTCAAAAACATGGACCTATCTATTCCATCAGAACCGGTTCTTCCTCAATCATTGTTCTCAACTCCACCAATCTTGCCAAGGAG GCCATGGTGACCAGGTTTTCGTCGATTTCAACAAGGAAGCTATCAAAAGCACTGACGATTCTGACTTCTGATAAACGTATGGTTGCCACAAGCGACTACAATGAGTTTCACAAAACGGTGAAAAAACATATCCTTGGAAACGTTTTGGGAGCCGCTGCACAG AAGCGGCATCGTCTCAACAGAGAAAACCTGGTGGAAAATATTTTGAGCCAGTTTAGTGAACATGTGAAGACCTTCTCTGATTTGGCAGttaactttagaaatatattcgCATCTGAACTTTTTATATTAGCACTGAAGCAA GCTCTGGGAAGTAATATAGAGTCCGTTTATGTGGAGGAGCTTAGGGTTACATTATCAAGAGAGGACTTATATAAGGTTCTAGTGCTTGATATGATGGAGGGAGCCATTGAGGTGGATTGGCGAGATTTCTTTCCATACTTGAGGTGGATTCCTAATAGGAGTGTGGAGAAGAAAATTCAGAATTTGTCTTTCCGGAGAGAAGTTGTCATGAAGGCCTTGATGAATGAGCAGAAGAAGAGAATGGATTCAGGAAAG GTACTGAATTGTTTTTTTGACTACCTAGTATCCGAAGCTAAAGAACTGAGTGAACATGAAATTTCCATGCTACTCTGGGAGACAATTATTGAAACATCTGATACTACATTGGTGACAACAGAATGGGCTATGTATGAACTTGCTAAAGACAAAACTCGTCAG GCACGTTTATATGCGGAGCTTCAAAATGTATGTGGAGAAGAAAAGGTTACAGAGGAGCAATTATCTAAGCTACCTTACTTGGGAGCTGTATTCCATGAAACATTAAGGAAGTATAGTCCAGCTCCAATCGTGCCAATAAGATATGCTCACGAAGATACAGAATTGGGAGGATATCATATTCCTGCTGGAAGCCAg AttgcaataaatatatatggatGCAACATGGACAGCAACAAGTGGGAAAATCCTCATGAGTGGATGCCTGAGagatttgttgatgaaaaatATGACCCCTTGGATTTATACAAGACCATGGCCTTTGGAGCTGGGAAGAGGGTGTGTGCAGGGTCTCTTCAGGCCATGTTGATATCCTGCACAGCAATTGGGAGATTTGTTCAACAATTTGAGTGGGAGCTGGGACAAGGGGAGGAGGAGAATGTGGATACATTGGGCCTTACCACTCACAGACTCCATCCCCTTCTGGTGAAACTCAGGCCAAGAAATCAATACATCAAGTAG